The genomic stretch TGAttttataaacagaatatttgaaTTTGAATGACGTTTCAGTGTGATGCTGTGAACAGGGGAAGCGTGTGCAATCCTGGGGGCTGCTGGGGAGAGCTGATGTCTTCTCTATTAAAGGGCACCtcaagtgacagggatatggtggctgccatatgtatttcctgttaaacaataccagttgcctggctgtactgctgatctctctggctgcagtagtggctgaatcacacacctggaacaagcatgcagctaatccagtcccacttcagtcagagtacctgatctgctgcatgcttgttcaggggctgtggctaaatgtattagaggcagaggatcagcaggacagccaggcaatctgtattgtttaaaaggaaatatggcagcctccatatacttcttcctttcagctgtcctttaaagccaATCAATTTATTGTGTTTTTCACGCCTtatgccaggtacacaccatacaatattctggcagatttacctatcagattgattatttccaacatgtctgatctgaatttcaattgtttgagtttctgtgtttttttttttttaaatccttttttcgatttttttttttaaatcgatttttatAGAACTAaacaaaaatcgatcgaaaaaaatGATCAAAGAAACTTAAAAAAATTGAGATCTAAATTGAGATCGGACAAGTTGGGAATAATCGAtctagcaggtaaatctgccagaaaattgtatggtgtgtatctggcattaaagcggacctgcactctgacctcctctctgctcttaaagataagcaacagcataataacatttaaacaaaaacatttctttgttactcctgcaataaatccgcaCTGTTTCTatcccctgctttcatggaagcagacatattgttaacatcctgtgctttcaaatgagcttatctgccatctctgccatagcagtcaggtgacacaggggagagatcaaattacaactcgtgattagtcacagatgagggggaactaggcctcttttctatggactgttgataggcagtgaaatgccactcaaactctcacaactactcactgctgcctgtgcaagagttcaggtccactataaatgGATCCTTGTATTAGGCAGGTACGCAGTGCATATGGGAGATAGTCTAGGATGGCCTCTGTGGACATGGCAGTGATATGCAGATTACTTTGTTTGTAACGTGTTTTGCTTCTGAGTGGTAATTGGAGTGCAATCGAAATATAATCACTGTGTAGTTTTTACAGCGTGGAACGTCATATAAGTCAGACGAATGTATGGGTACTTTGCTCTGTGTGTGTTTTATGGCCCAGCTAGGCTGAGCTGCAGTAGCTTTGCTGCCCTTCAAACTCTGCTTTTTACAAGGTCGTAACACGTTACTCCTAAAGCCTGTGTCTGTTCTGCTGTGTGAGAAGCACCTTATAAAACCGCAAATACGCTGTCATTAACGAAATAAGCAGCTGCACAGTGTACCTGCCTCGATAAACTGCTTACCATGTCTCTCTTGTCTCTGCCACAGGTTGTCTACATCTAAGGCAAAACCAGAGTCATGTGATCGACCAGCGGAACCTCCAGAAGCCTTCAGTCAACGAGATTGCCAGAAAACGGTTTCTCGGGCATCATGTACATCGCGATATCCTGCTGAGATGAACATGATGAAGACAGAAGCTCCAGCGGAGCGCTCGAACCTGCGGAGTGCCTCCCCGCACCGGAACGCCTACCGAACGGAGTTCCAGGCGATCAAGAGCACCTTTGACAAACCAAAAGCCGATGGGGAGGAGAAATCGAAAGGGGACGGAGATGTTCCGCAAACGCAGCAGACCCGGGGGCGCCGGTACGGCTCCAACGTCAACCGGATCAAAAACTTGTTCATGCAGATGGGGATGGAGCCCACCGAGAATAATGGAGTACAGCCGAGGAGGTCCAAAGCCACACCGGCGTCTCCACCGAGGAGGCCGAAGCAGCCCAAAGAATTTGTGGAAAAGAAAGAAGTACCGGACGTTAAATTGAAGGCAACCCTCTCTGACAGGATTAGCCGCTTTGACACTTTAGATGGACCTTCTTTTTCCAAGTTTACAGAGACTCGAAAGTTGTTTGAAcacagttccaatgactctggccaCCCCGGCCGCTATTCTTCCAGAAAGGAAAGACAGCGGTCTAGTGAACTCTCAGATGATGGTCGCGGGAGCAAGTCAAACCGGGGCAGCAGTGACTCTCTGGACAGCCTCAGTTCCAGGACCGAAGCCTTGTCGCCTACCGTCAGTCAGCTCAGTGCTGTGTTTGAGGGCAACGACACCCTAAATTCCAACAACCTGGAGAAGAAAGAGAATGATGAAGGGTATTCCGTAACCGGTCACTACCCGATGAACATCACAACTTCTTCTGTTAACGATTTTGAAGGCTATGGTCACTCGAAGGATTTGAATTCTTGGTCGCCAACACAGGAGACCGACACGGACGCAGAAATCGCTCAGATGAATAGACCGTCGTCCAGAGAAGATGGCCTCATCACCATCAAAGAGGTAAAAAGAGAAAGCGTTGGCTGCAGTACATCAAACGATCACCTAGTGCTCCACAACGATCTGACGGAGGGGACCAATGATGGACTGCATGCGAGACACGCGGCCAAGAAAGGCGACCACGCCACGCAGCATAATGACTTTTCGGAAAACTTTACAAATTCGTTCGATAGGACTAAATCGGTAGGGTCACCGACAGCCTTTGAAAAAAATGAAATGGTCAACCGGTCGTCCCCTTCTCCAACGTCCCTCGACGTCGGGACCAGCATAACCAGCGACTTGAATAGCTTGTCCACCCTCCAGACGTACGACCAGTCTAACTATAATGTGTACAGAGTGCGCTCCCGGTACAATGCGGAGTGGGAGGAGACTGAagctggggatgatgatgatgacagtgaTGAAAATAAGTCTTATGAGCCAGACATGGAGTTTTTTGAGGTTCCGGGATTACCGGAGGAAGAGGAGGTTCCACCTCAGAGGAAGATTAAATTCAGCAAAGCGCCAATCAAAGTAAGTTTATCATAATTACATCATTTTATATTAGTTACATCAGTTACACCAGTTTATCATAGTTACATCAGTTTATATTAGTTACATACTTAGTTTGGTTGtagaagacatccgtccatcgagttcaaccagaaaatattgTACAACCCTGTCCTGCCCCCTCCCACATCTCAGTGATCCAGAGGTAGGCGAAATACCCTTAAAGTGCGCATAGGTCTAGCGATATAGCGGTATGGgctatcgaccaagagacagatctctctctgattggaggAAGACCTGTGACCTGCCCATACagtgcaggctgattcccgattgatttcagAATAAAATTTATCTGGAATTGTCTTAGCTACAGCTCCTCCTCGCCTGCCTTGCTGCCCCCCCATGTAAAATGTCTCCTCTGGTGCCCGTGCAATGTATATACTCACCTTCCGCTGGTGTGACTCCCTGCATCAACTACCATCAGCGATGCACAACGATCTGACAGAGGCATGGGCTGGGGTATGCTGGGGCACtgccccactgccccccccccccaaggaactACTGGGCCCCTCCTCCTGCTCAATAacctacagttaactgtttccaggccccagcagcatacagtgaacaggatgGGGTCTGTAAAAATACTCTccatgtttctctccctcctgtctcttccCCCTCTCCTTGTTTATAGAGtcgtcagacacaggctgggggctggaatgatttgtctgtgatctgtccacacaggagcagcttgctagcaactaaggattaaagcatgccagccaactagccaaATACATCTGTAGGGAACTGGTCTTCAATAATAGTACCATCATTTGGGtcttatcattgctgaactagtttccTTAATGTTGTCACCTGAGTTCggcaaaaaaatctaaagcttgcaaagcaaagattGATTCTGATCACCGAAATGGGCCCCCCAGCCAGACATTGTGCCCTCCAAAAATTTCAAGCTGGAGCAGGCACTGGACAGAGGGGACCGATGACTGCATGCGGGTCCATTTGATGTTAATCCTTTTCTGTGTACTTACCATAAACgctgtattaatgttgaaatacagtgattaaaaacaaacttaaggtggccatacactggtcgatttgccatcagattcgaccaacagattgatccctctctaatggaatctgatcagagagggatcgtatggctgcctttactgcaaacagattgtgaatcgatttcagcctgaaaccgatcacaatctgtggagctgccgtagAGCtgtagtagagggcgctctactgtttaaacttcctgccgggacaggaagttctgtgtagctgcgaaCCCAGcgtggaaagaagacagcggaacaggtaatgtatacccgctgtattgcgccggtcgtcgggcattcgaacgccgctatcgacgcactcccgacccgcggcgatcgagaaaaatcttccgcacggatggatcgacgggaacgatcgattttggacggaaatcgattgttctgtcagcggtgtgcgcggcaatTTCACAACCGATTTgattactgtgatcgaatcggccgtatatcggcgggaaaatcgttaggtgtatggggccCCTTGAGGCAGAAATATAAACTTAAAAAAACAGGTTTCTATATCCTGCAAGGCCAGAATGTTTTCTCTGGTTGCTGAAGACTTCTGGTTAACGGAGTTCCAGATAACGAGGTTTTCTGTATTTATATGCTCAGTTATGAAGGTCAGATTGTACTTGAGGTTCAGATGAAATAAGATAGCAACTAGGCAATGCTTTTTGTAATCGTTCTATtacttgtatgcagcttggatatGGCCCAGTCATACGCGGGATCATTGTAAAAATATTGTAGATTTCTTTACATATTGTGAACGTTTTTCACGGTAGATGAAGAGCAATCTCTCTGCAGAGTCTCTGTATATTTAGCCCATAAATACTCTGAACCACATTTTGTATATAGTCACCCTATGTTTATTAATGTCATATATTCGCACTCTATTAGTATTACGATTATTTATATTCCATAGGGACCTATGCTTCAAAACAATGTTTATCTAACCAGCAGTGCGATTGCAGTATTTGCCAGTAGGGGGCAGTCTGAGAATGTGTGCAGGTAGCAGGCTCCTCCTCTATCGCCATGCTGGCATTTGTAGTGCACCAGTCTGGATGTTTAGCAATTATCTAATGTAATATAAacgcttaggccccattcacacttaggcccagtgcacactgagcggtatTAGGTGCGATCCGCCTGTAaatacgcttggctaatgtatttcaatgggacggtgcacaccggcggtttgaggtttgtagcaaagtgcaaacgcgcctcctgctgcatgtttgcggtttgcagaggcgtttctgcctcaaagtatagaaaaaaacgcacaccgctctgaaaaacaccagatcagagcagttttccaggcgtttttcttacagaagctgttcagtaacagctttactgtaacaaaatatgtgtaatctgcttcacaaaaacgctccaaaaaccgctaggtatgtttagaagtccgctctatacatgcctagaatggctctgaaatcagctcccaaaaccgctagcacattgcggatctgctagcggttttggtgtgcactgcaaAATGCCGGAgatttttgccagcgttttgcaggagtgatttttctgtgatttcacgcggaaaaatcactgaacactgcggcgattttgctgCGATTGTGTTTAGCGCTTCtacagcactgaaacgcgatcgccgggaaatcgcctgaaaatggtgcaggcgacgcatttgcgttttgcattttttgggcgatttgcggcaattagcgcaaatcCCCCAAGTAAGattgggcccatagggttttattacgctagcgcttttaaaaagcgttagcgtttgagcgttttgccaaaatcgcggcaaaacactctagtgtgaatggggtcttATCATGGTTTTATATTCCATTCATCCACATGTAGAAGCTTTGAGGACCACCCTGTCTGTCTGATCACATTCACCACAATCATAGTTTTAGAACAAATATTGTAAAGTCATCTTACTTTTCCTAATGTACTCTTTTTGTTGCGTGAACATTTCTCTTGCTACTCCTACATTCCTATCACACAGTCACCCGCTTGTAATCGGAGCATGTCTAAGGAAAGACTGAGGATCTGGAGAGTGGATTATGTGATGGGGAAGGTGGatccagggaaggagagaggacgGTGAGAAGTCTTGTGTAGGAGAGTTTGAGGAGGTGGTTGTGATGGAGGAGAAGGTCATATGAAGTTGTGTTGTGAGCTTGAAGAAGTCTTCATCGGTTGGAGTTGGAAGTTGGATCTGGGTTCTTTGGGGTTCAGTTATTTGGCGTTGGAAAGACTttgaaggacaggacagaattgaAAGCATACATGAAATGAAACGTTTAGATAAAATTACCGGTAGATACATTGGTAGTGGCAAGCCGTGAATACTCAAGAGGCTTCCCTGATCCCTCTCGAGCCCACCGTTCCTGCACCGGGACCCTCCAAACATATTTCACAAGAGCTTGGTGAATATGTTTCCCCGTGGCCGAGTGCGTCTCTAATGGGCATGGGTGAGTATAGTCTCTAATGGGCATGGGTGAGTATAgtctctaaggccccgttcacacttgcgtttttgcaaaaaaacggAACACATGTCCGGATCTGTTCCATGCGTATCCGGACCGGATGCGTACGGTTGCACTCAGGATCTGGTCCAGATCcgttccgtttgcatccggtttttcatcagtaggtgatatccggatccgtttttaaagggatacagactatataaattcttggggtctgggaggtctgcagaagccctggggtcattgttggagacagcctgacgtgtggagaccatccttggatatagagactgcagtttggaccatgggTCCAGTGTATTTGTACTCATTACCTGGGAATTGCCTCCTTTTTGATTTCTACCTATACTATGTgggaagaaggcgtgctcctcgcaggagatggtgggggcaccaggcaggtagctgctgcacctgtagaatcaggtcctccggtgtgtagggcctcacctcttcctccgacatgctgccaaatatctccagccacaagtcactgctgctccactcctcaaACTCTGGGACCATGAAAacgccgcataggaagtgggtagaacgtacagattttttatagccagtgtgttgcctcctttccgtttctcattggttcagcggtgcggatggtgcagtcaggatccggtccgggtgcggcggccggatccgacgtacgtgaaaaatagagcaagttggaaaagtgtccggagttcgTATCCGGTCCGCGTGGAACGGACAAGTATGTACgcatccatagactatcattggattGGACgtctgttccgtttgtacagtatacgttccggatccggtccggaaaatCCTGACTGCTAACACAAATGTGAGTCCAGCCTAATGGGCATGGGTGAGTATAGTCTCTAATGGGCATGGGTGAGTATAGTCTCTAATGGGCATGGGTGAGTATAGTCTGTAATGGGCATGGGATAGTATAGTCTCTAATGGGCATGGGTGAGTATAGTCTGTAATGGGCATGGGATAGTATAGTCTCTAATGGGCATGGGTGAGTATAGTCTGTAATGGGCATGGGATAGTATAGTCTCTAATGGGCATGGGTGAGTATAGTCTGTAATGGGCATGGGATAGTATAGTCTCTAATGGGCATGGGTGAGTGCGTCTCCAATGGGCATGGGTGAGTGCGTCTCCAATGGGCATGCATGGGTGAGTGCGTCTGTAATGGGCATGGGATAGTATAGTCTCTAATGGGCATGGGTGAGTATAGTCTCTAATGGGCATGGGTGAGTATAGTCTGCTCATGCCCAATAGAACTGAGCCAGACATGCCAGCCTTTTCCTCCGCCCATGAGTGGCTTAGCTCCACGGGGCGTGCCCACACCTTCCTCGcacaagtaccaaaaagtaaatgaaaaaagtACGGACAGCATTATTCTGAGTGTTTTCCTgct from Hyperolius riggenbachi isolate aHypRig1 chromosome 5, aHypRig1.pri, whole genome shotgun sequence encodes the following:
- the PPP1R9A gene encoding neurabin-1 isoform X5; protein product: MNMMKTEAPAERSNLRSASPHRNAYRTEFQAIKSTFDKPKADGEEKSKGDGDVPQTQQTRGRRYGSNVNRIKNLFMQMGMEPTENNGVQPRRSKATPASPPRRPKQPKEFVEKKEVPDVKLKATLSDRISRFDTLDGPSFSKFTETRKLFEHSSNDSGHPGRYSSRKERQRSSELSDDGRGSKSNRGSSDSLDSLSSRTEALSPTVSQLSAVFEGNDTLNSNNLEKKENDEGYSVTGHYPMNITTSSVNDFEGYGHSKDLNSWSPTQETDTDAEIAQMNRPSSREDGLITIKEVKRESVGCSTSNDHLVLHNDLTEGTNDGLHARHAAKKGDHATQHNDFSENFTNSFDRTKSVGSPTAFEKNEMVNRSSPSPTSLDVGTSITSDLNSLSTLQTYDQSNYNVYRVRSRYNAEWEETEAGDDDDDSDENKSYEPDMEFFEVPGLPEEEEVPPQRKIKFSKAPIKVFNTYSNEDYDRRNEEVDPVAASAEYELEKRVEKLDIFPVDLEKDEDGLGVSIIGMGVGADTGLEKLGIFVKTVTEGGAAQRDGRILVNDQILEVDGISLVGVTQNFAATVLRNTKGKVRFIIGREKPGQISEVAQLISQTLEQERRQREMLEQHYAQYDADDDETGEYATDEEDEEVGPVVPGRETAIEVFDLPEGDEMFSSDLDATKLAHKFKELQIKHAVTEAEIKKLKVKLQAAENEKVRWELEKNQLQQNIEENKDRMMKLESYWIEAQTLCHTVNEHLKETQSQYQALEKKYNKAKKLIKDFQQKEVDFMKRQEAEKKKIEDMEKVHLAEVQNLQSRIKDLEAEVFRLLKQKGSQVNNNNNIFESRTSLGDDSTSVPAEDLPQNQEPSLDDLKEGYHAVADVLERRGKF